The following is a genomic window from Spirosoma foliorum.
AGTCGTAAATTGACTTTCCGCCGATTTTGAGGATCTATCTCGCGAACGATCAGATTTTTTGCCACTAACCGGTCAGTCAATCGGGTCATATCAGAATTGATATCGGTCATTTTTTCCTTCAGTTCCCCGGCTGTCAAACTATTCGGATAAACCTCCGACAGACGGCGTAAGGTGACGTATTGCTGAACCGACAAATCGAAGGGAGCTAGCTTTTGTCCAAAGTAGTTGAAGATGTAGCTATCCGTTTGATGCAGATTCTTGATTAGTCGGTGGTATTCGTTTACTAAGTGCTCTTTCATGTGTCATTGGCCGTGTCAAAGGTATAACCAATATTTGTTTAAACAAATTTCGTTTAAACGATAGAATTTTACCATGAAAGCCTGTTTCTAGCGTCTGCAAAAGGAATTAGCTTTTATTAATCCAATAAAATCTCTGCATTAGAATAATACAATTGGATTTCTGAATCGAATGGCTCTTGTATTAACCCAAATGCTATTGCGCAGAACTCAATTTTTAATCTTTTTTTAACCTTAGGTTCTCTAAATTGTATCCCGGAAGCTGACTGATTAGCCTCTTCTATTCCTCTTTAAACACCAGACTTTATGATTGATGATATACTCGTATCTCCCAGGCCTCCACGACTAGTCAGCTTGAGTGACAAAGCCATACGCTGGTCAGGTCTGTTGCTTGTCACGACGGTTTGGGGTAGTGCAGCGCTATTCGGCTTGTATATTCTGGCTTTTTACGCATCCGCACTATATGAAGGTCAGGCAGAGCGCTGGAACCAGATGTTACCCCGACTATATGAGTCAAACACAACTACAGCAACCACCGGAATCGGTCTTCATTTTGCCGCAGGTGGGATTATTCTTATTCTCGGAAGTATTCAGCTTATCGATTCAGTCAGGGTGCGCTATCCAGCTATACACCGCTGGATTGGGCGTGTGTATATTGTTGCCTGCCTACTGGCAGCCATTGGCGGGTTGGCCTTTATTTTAGCGAAAGGCACTATAGGCGGATCAATAATGAGCCTTGGATTCGGACTCTATGGTGTACTCATGTTTATAGCAGCTATAGCGACGTATCGGCAGGCGATAGCCAAAAATCTGGACAAACATCGGATGTGGGCGCTACGCCTATACGCACTGGCTATTGGCTCGTGGTTGTATCGAATGGATTATGGATTCTGGCTACTCCTCACCGATGGACTGGGTCATACCAAAGCCTTTAGTGGGCCTTTTGACCGGGTAATGGATTTCTTCTTCTACATTCCCAACTTATTGGTCGTTGAAGTTTTCGTTCGGGCAGGATCATACAAAGCGTCGCCAACGCTTAAGCTGTCGGCTTCGTTTATCCTACTCTTCGCAACTAGCTTTTTACTTCTGGGCACCTATTTTTTCACCCTATATTATTGGGGGCCAGCGATTATGAAGTGGGTATCGGTGAGTTGATTGTATTTGGGATAGAAGTAAGAGGCCATGTTTATACAATTTTGTATATATACAGAACTGTATACAAAAAAAGCCTCATTGCTGAGGCTTTTGACAGGAGAACTTTTAATAGCCCACTGCTTTAGCAGTGGGCTAAACTCTACTTAATCTCGCCAACCATATCCTCTGGCTTCACCCATTCATTAAACTCGTCTTCGGTCAGATAGCCAAGTTTCAGGGCAGTTTCTTTCAGGGTCGAACCGGTTTTGTGAGCGGTCTGAGCAATTTCGGCGGCTTTGTAATAGCCAATTTTGGTATTCAAAGCCGTTACCAGCATCAGTGACGAATCGACGTGTTTTTTGATGTTGGCTTCAATCGGTTCGATGCCTTCCGCACACTTATCGTTGAATGATACGCAAACGTCGCCAATCAGTCGGGCCGAGTGCAGAAAGTTGTAAATCATGACCGGCTTGAACACGTTCAGCTCAAAATGCCCCATAGCACC
Proteins encoded in this region:
- a CDS encoding DUF2306 domain-containing protein, producing the protein MIDDILVSPRPPRLVSLSDKAIRWSGLLLVTTVWGSAALFGLYILAFYASALYEGQAERWNQMLPRLYESNTTTATTGIGLHFAAGGIILILGSIQLIDSVRVRYPAIHRWIGRVYIVACLLAAIGGLAFILAKGTIGGSIMSLGFGLYGVLMFIAAIATYRQAIAKNLDKHRMWALRLYALAIGSWLYRMDYGFWLLLTDGLGHTKAFSGPFDRVMDFFFYIPNLLVVEVFVRAGSYKASPTLKLSASFILLFATSFLLLGTYFFTLYYWGPAIMKWVSVS
- a CDS encoding MarR family winged helix-turn-helix transcriptional regulator, encoding MKEHLVNEYHRLIKNLHQTDSYIFNYFGQKLAPFDLSVQQYVTLRRLSEVYPNSLTAGELKEKMTDINSDMTRLTDRLVAKNLIVREIDPQNRRKVNLRLTEESYRFVETVAVEFSNFESIVSHLTDEEVSTMNTLLEKIRNQSVK